A genomic window from Sphingomonas taxi includes:
- the rpsR gene encoding 30S ribosomal protein S18: MARPFFRRRKSCPFSAKDAPRIDYKDVRLLQGFVSERGKIVPSRITSVSAKKQRELAQAIKRARHLGLLPYVVK, from the coding sequence ATGGCTCGCCCGTTTTTCCGCCGCCGCAAGTCGTGCCCGTTCAGCGCCAAGGATGCGCCGCGGATCGACTATAAGGACGTCCGTCTGCTCCAGGGCTTCGTGTCCGAGCGTGGCAAGATCGTGCCGTCGCGCATCACCTCGGTGAGCGCCAAGAAGCAGCGCGAGCTCGCCCAGGCGATCAAGCGCGCCCGCCACCTGGGCCTGCTGCCCTACGTCGTTAAGTAA
- the rplI gene encoding 50S ribosomal protein L9, whose translation MDVILLERVEKLGAIGDVVKVKDGFARNFLLPNKKALRANEANRKVFEANRARIESDNANRRGEAEKEAGSFKDASVTLIRQASNTGQLYGSVAVRDLIEALVADGHKVTKSQVVLDKPIKSIGLYTVRVALHPEVTVTVKVNVARSPEEAEMQASGVDVMSSMFERDEAGFVEDYDPNAEPGATAEVQADTAEEAPAQG comes from the coding sequence ATGGACGTCATTCTGCTTGAGCGCGTCGAGAAGCTCGGCGCCATCGGCGACGTGGTGAAGGTCAAGGACGGGTTCGCCCGCAACTTCCTGCTGCCGAACAAGAAGGCGCTGCGCGCCAACGAAGCCAACCGCAAGGTGTTCGAGGCGAACCGCGCCCGCATCGAGAGCGACAACGCCAACCGTCGCGGCGAGGCCGAGAAGGAAGCGGGTTCGTTCAAGGACGCGAGCGTCACCCTGATCCGTCAGGCGTCGAACACCGGCCAGCTCTACGGTTCGGTCGCGGTTCGCGATCTGATCGAGGCGCTCGTCGCCGACGGCCACAAGGTCACCAAGAGCCAGGTGGTGCTGGACAAGCCGATCAAGTCGATCGGCCTGTACACCGTGCGCGTCGCGCTGCACCCCGAGGTCACCGTGACCGTCAAGGTCAACGTCGCCCGCTCGCCGGAAGAGGCCGAGATGCAGGCATCGGGCGTCGACGTGATGTCGTCGATGTTCGAGCGCGACGAAGCCGGCTTCGTCGAGGATTACGATCCCAACGCCGAGCCGGGCGCGACTGCCGAAGTGCAGGCCGACACCGCGGAGGAGGCACCGGCGCAGGGCTGA